One Anolis carolinensis isolate JA03-04 chromosome 5, rAnoCar3.1.pri, whole genome shotgun sequence DNA segment encodes these proteins:
- the LOC100562486 gene encoding retinoic acid-induced protein 3, which translates to MATTVAPPPSPPPGCGNIDPDYYFLCDTCEAWGIGLTTVAAAGILTSLILLLLFTMLACIVEDKNKKSMVPIQFFFIMGTLGIFSLTFAFIVRLNKKTGPARFLLHGVLFALCFSCLLTHGFNLIRLVRGKVPYSQRSLLFCVLGFTLVQIIIAVKYIVITVERDSIDLARMGRQQRNKDFVMLAIYVVVLMVLAFVTSMFTFCGAYKGWKKHGTHIFVTLLFSMVIWITWIFVFLRSSMSYESTQSKWDDPVISVTLVVNGLVFLVLYIVPEICFLASPCKPEDYPPKKSTVTQLSIEAGSTQAPDKEGTEEDVLLSANENCLQPKILKSKPRISIPRATLLPAYKQDIVVCSESKTGPTRETLKQYFC; encoded by the exons ATGGCTACCACAGTGGCACccccgccttctcctcctcctggttGTGGCAACATTGACCCCGATTATTATTTCCTCTGTGACACCTGTGAAGCCTGGGGCATTGGACTGACGACTGTGGCCGCTGCAGGCATCCTGACCTCTCTGATACTCTTGCTGTTATTCACCATGCTTGCTTGCATAGTTGAAGACAAAAACAAGAAAAGCATGGTCCCCATTCAGTTCTTCTTCATCATGGGCACTTTGGGAATCTTCAGCCTCACCTTTGCATTCATCGTCCGACTCAATAAGAAGACTGGCCCTGCTCGCTTCCTCTTACATGGGGTCCTATTTGCCCTCTGCTTCTCCTGCCTTCTGACCCATGGCTTCAACCTCATTAGGCTAGTGAGAGGGAAGGTCCCTTACTCACAACGATCACTGCTGTTCTGTGTTCTTGGATTCACATTGGTTCAAATTATCATAGCTGTCAAATACATTGTCATTACAGTAGAAAGAGATAGTATTGATTTGGCCAGAATGGGAAGACAACAACGCAACAAGGACTTTGTCATGCTGGCAATCTATGTGGTTGTCCTAATGGTCCTTGCTTTTGTAACTTCCATGTTCACTTTCTGTGGAGCATATAAAGGGTGGAAGAAGCATGGGACACACATCTTTGTCACTCTGCTGTTCTCCATGGTCATCTGGATTACATGGATCTTTGTATTCCTGAGGAGCAGCATGTCTTATGAGAGTACGCAAAGCAAGTGGGATGACCCTGTCATTAGTGTTACTCTGGTGGTGAATGGATTGGTTTTCCTGGTGCTATATATAGTGCCAGAGATCTGCTTTCTTGCTTCCCCATGCAAGCCTGAAGACTACCCCCCAAAGAAATCCACAGTCACACAACTGAGTATTGAAGCAGGAAGTACTCAAG CACCCGATAAAGAAGGTACTGAGGAAGACGTCTTGCTTTCAGCAAATGAGAATTGTCTTCAGCCAAAG ATCCTAAAATCCAAACCACGTATCTCAATCCCTCGGGCAACATTACTTCCAGCCTACAAGCAAGATATTGTGGTGTGCTCTGAATCCAAGACAGGACCAACCAGAGAAACACTCAAGCAATACTTCTGCTAA